GAGACTCAAAACTTGAATATTGATCAGTGAATGTGACAAGAAGATAATTTGTAGCTGCACTTATAGTGCCTGCTGACACTGTGGCTCAACTAGCCTAGAAAGTTTAGTGCATTTCAATGGTAACTTATACGAGTTTTGAGGCCCATGTAAAGGCATTTTTGTTCTCATCAATGGCAAACAGAGTGAACTAAACCATCCAGTAAATGTGCTCAGATGGCCTTTTCTCCAACatttttttgtgattcaagTGGCAGGTGATATTTAGACAAAACTTCTTAGTGGCATCCAATCTGGCTGCTTTTTTGTTCAATGCCCCTTGTTGTAAATATAGAATTCTGGGATGCTGTTGATTTATATGATTTCATTGGATCATGGCCTTGCATCAGAGGTTGGATTGAAGGACCAAAaaaggggaaagagaaaagaaagaaggctTGGCAGGAGCCTGATTGTGGGTGGTGGTGTCCACTCAATCAAGCTACGCATTTTCACTTCATAATTTTTCAGCTGTCCATAGAAATCATGAGATGCCACACCTTGGTAGGAAGGAGGATAGGGTAAAGGGGATGTGGACCCAATTAAGTTGGACCCGGAAAAGATGAAACTTTGAACCTGGATCAATGTTTCTCACAGCTTTGCTATGCTTATACATGCTCTTTCTTTCGATCAAAATCTagtgagtaatgctatttagtagactattatgTGGCTACTATATAATTGGGATAACGTGTCATTGAAAAtttgtctttgatttttttattttttttacaagtgttaATCCAATGACTGATTTTCATTACCAGATCATGAAGTTGTATAGTAGTCATATAATAATACTAAATGACATTACTTAAATCTAGTATTAGGCAGCTGTTCATATTAACCCCTACTTCTCTCattgattctttgaccaagTATGTTACTCTTTCCACCTTTTGTATATTCTCTCTCCTTTTGTGGGGGGCGGTGTGTGTTCATCAATTTTCAAGCTGAAGTACTTTAAATAAAGGGAAGAACTTGAGCAGAATTGGGTGTTCAATCGTGTTCATTCTAACATTTATAGAATATCTAACCAGTAATATGAGCAAAAAGTCAAGAAACTTAATTGTATATGGGGTTTCCTGGAACCTCTTAATGTGAACCTTTTTTAAGTCACATGTGCTTTTACTTTGGCTTAAGCCCCTTGAGGCTTGAGCCATTTTCATGGAATTTATCTTTCCAACCTTTGATAGATTGAACTAAAGAATTTGCTCAAGCACAGGTGAGCACTCAAAAGATTTGGTACagttgagagaaaattgtttaAGTGATAAAGGACTTCCAAGCAATAATGATTTTGTCCAGTGCTTTTTGGCAAAGTTAGGGCAAAGCTTTTCTAAGCAAATGATGTTATCCCAAATCATGCTATTTTCTGAGCAAAGCTTACCTTGCTTGTTCTCTTTTTACTTATTTCCCCTGCAAATTTTCCAACTTTAGTGGGCCTCTTAAAGTCCTCACAAAACCCAAGGCGGGTTAATAGGGTAGAATTgtgtcctttattttttttgacgggGTAAAATAGACCGAATCCCTTGCAATTGTCTATTCTTGCAATCAGACAAGCAATTATGAAAACTCGAACATTTATTCAAGTAGGTGGATCTTATTAGGGGCCTCTCACAATAGCTATGGACTGCAATCTGGATAGGAGATTGTAGCCACTAGCTACATCCCAAAACTCAAGTTGTCAGCTTGTCATGATTCTTCTTAATTTCCCCAATATATAAAAGGGTGGAAAGTAATATCTTAAACTCAAATCTTTCAAAATAGGAAAAGCAAACCCTTTTTGTAATTTGCTCAGGTAACAGGAGGGGTGACCAAGATCCCTAGTGATAGCTTCACATGCACACCATGGTGGCTCCCTGTTTGTCTTGTGattcaaaccctagagagagagagagagagagagagagagaatctttCTATTGGggaaagataagaaaaagatgatgttggGGCATGTCTAGTGTATAAGGATCAAAGCCATCATAAAGACTGTTTGTGTAATGAGAAAAGGGGGGAATTGGACTCTCTCATGGTACATAAAGGGTTCTCTAATACCCAAGTAGTAActttgcttttttccttttgtgattcTTTTGACTGCCTTCAAATTTCTCTTAGGGATATACAACTCTTTTAAACTACCACTTTCCATTAACCCTTTTAAACACTATTATAACTTAGTTTCTCACTAAGTGGAAAAGCAAACCACAGTATATAATTACATTACCTAGAAAAATAGCAGCATAACAACATCAATACCTTAATTACATTAGCTAAAATAATGAGGCACCTgacaaaattattaataaaatcacAGAAGATTCTCCTGTACTTTTACAGGGAAGATTGCATCCAGTTAAAAAATACTGGAGTTCTTCTCCAATCTTGTAATCTTCACCATAAATTTTTGGGCAGGAGATCTCCAGTGTATTGagaattttattaatatattaatattgttatGTGCCTACTTTTttagctaatttaattaaaataataatgatgttATATGACCCAAAATAGCAAAATTAACAAACGTTTGGACCAAACCCCATATACCCAAGGGTATCAATGGAAATCTGGATCCCTGCTTGTTGAATGTTCCCCAAAATAGAAAGTCCAGATGGGGATGGagcaaatgcaaaacaaaaagttCCCACATCATTCACAGGGACTAGAAAATTTTGTGCCGGAAGGGTAAGGATTAATCCACCCGAGAAATAGAACGATACGGTTGGTACCCGAACCGTCACAAATCCGGATAGATCATAGCATGTGTCAAAAATGGACACTCCGGAGACCCGAGGAAGGTTCCTGGTTTGTGCGATATAAGCGTCGCGAAACGCCTCATAAGCCAAAGTTGGCAGCCTCGACACCGGGGTGCCGGTGTCCATAACAACCCCTCCGTCACCCAATTCGGTAAGCCGGAACACATCTTCTGAAATGGGTACCTGGGTACCTCCCACTCCGAGACCCGAAAGCCCAACATAGTAGAAACTCGTAGCCCGTGGATTCCGGAGCAAGGGGACCCACGCAACCCCCACGGGAAACGCTCCGCGCCCGAACTCCATCCACCCGGACGAGCCGGTGCCCCGACTTGCCAAACAATAAGTGAACGCACCGCCAGCCTGCCCGCCAAGCTGACCCAGAAACGACATGGACCCGCCTCCAAGGCCCAATAACCCGGAGGCTCCCACGAACATGCCTCGATTCTTGTGCCCACACCCGATGGCCACATGCTGAATTGTGGTGCGACCCAACGTCAGCGTCTCGAGCACCAGCGTGCCTTTGGTGTAGGACCCGTCGGCGTAGGACACCTCGTACATACACTGACCCTTGTGGCAACCGCCGCCATCGAGGCGGTCGCACACGGCGGAGCTGCAAGAAACTCTGGAAAACGAACTGGAATGCGCCGGGTTGAAAACCGGGTCGGACTGCGGGTAACACTGGTCACAAGGCTGACACTGAACCCACACAACATCACTGCCGAGATCGATGACCATGTACTGAGTCGTCGGAGGGCTACCAACGCCTATCTGAATCACATATTCCCAGGTTCCATGATCCATGCCGGAAAGCACCTCCGACCCGAAATCATCCTCCACCTGAAAAGGAGGACCGCCACCGGAACTACCATTGCTAAGACGGTGAACAAGGCCGGCGACCCTTCTAGCGTCACGCTTCATGAGCTCGAGAAAACGGTCATGGAAGTTGGTGTGATGGGGTGCAACAATATTGTCTCTGTGCATTAATTCCAGCTTCCATTTTTTCTCATGGGTGTGTTGTGGTGTCTTGGTGGGCTTGTTGGATTTGATATCGGCGATGGTTTCTTTGACTCTGAAGTGCTGGAAATCAGGGTAGCGCGGTATGGTGTTTTTGGCGTGGTGGGTTGCCGATGAGACGGCGGAGGAGATGAGGTGGAGGTGCAGCAGCACCGCCAGCACAATGATGGGTAGTGGTGCGCGCACGGGTGGCATGGACATGGTGCTCTGGGAATTAGGCTTTTTCAGTGGCTGGTTAGCTTCGGCTTTTGGAGGTGTGGGGGTGGATTtatttggtttgggttttggggATGTGGAGAGGAAAATGGTGGGCCGGGGGGTGTTTCTGGAATTTAATGGTGTGAATGTggtttttttctgtttttttggaCTGATTTATGACTTTTTGCAAATATTCACGTGCCTTTTCTTGCTACTAGTGCAACTTTGTTACCAGCTTTTATCAATTATGGCGCGAGCGGTCTATGTTATATTTATCTCGTTAAtccttaaataattaaaatttattgtagTTGATatgataggtttttttttttttttttaaagatttcaaACCTTCATCGATGACAAATAATCATTCTGGGACAAATTCTTTCCCGC
This genomic interval from Corylus avellana chromosome ca3, CavTom2PMs-1.0 contains the following:
- the LOC132175659 gene encoding protein ASPARTIC PROTEASE IN GUARD CELL 2; the encoded protein is MSMPPVRAPLPIIVLAVLLHLHLISSAVSSATHHAKNTIPRYPDFQHFRVKETIADIKSNKPTKTPQHTHEKKWKLELMHRDNIVAPHHTNFHDRFLELMKRDARRVAGLVHRLSNGSSGGGPPFQVEDDFGSEVLSGMDHGTWEYVIQIGVGSPPTTQYMVIDLGSDVVWVQCQPCDQCYPQSDPVFNPAHSSSFSRVSCSSAVCDRLDGGGCHKGQCMYEVSYADGSYTKGTLVLETLTLGRTTIQHVAIGCGHKNRGMFVGASGLLGLGGGSMSFLGQLGGQAGGAFTYCLASRGTGSSGWMEFGRGAFPVGVAWVPLLRNPRATSFYYVGLSGLGVGGTQVPISEDVFRLTELGDGGVVMDTGTPVSRLPTLAYEAFRDAYIAQTRNLPRVSGVSIFDTCYDLSGFVTVRVPTVSFYFSGGLILTLPAQNFLVPVNDVGTFCFAFAPSPSGLSILGNIQQAGIQISIDTLGYMGFGPNVC